A region of uncultured Carboxylicivirga sp. DNA encodes the following proteins:
- the mnmD gene encoding tRNA (5-methylaminomethyl-2-thiouridine)(34)-methyltransferase MnmD, which yields MLKNSDRKIELKVSADGSHTLYVPELEEHYHSVNGAINESMHVFIEPNLRFSTKEQVSILEIGFGTGLNAFLTGLNQGNKCIFYHSLEKYPIAEELALRLNYCANPEEQLFFEKMHLAAWQEESEITQHFTLLKDETDLISATFNRKYDLVYFDAFAPEKQPEMWAPEIFQKIYDAMNDGGILTTYCAKGVVRRTLQACGFTVERLPGPKGKREMLRAVK from the coding sequence ATGCTGAAAAATAGCGATCGAAAAATAGAGTTAAAAGTATCGGCCGATGGTTCGCATACACTTTATGTTCCTGAATTGGAAGAACATTATCACTCGGTAAACGGAGCTATTAACGAATCGATGCATGTTTTTATCGAACCCAACCTTCGCTTTAGTACCAAAGAGCAAGTTTCAATATTAGAAATTGGTTTCGGCACCGGACTGAATGCTTTTTTAACTGGATTGAATCAAGGCAATAAATGTATTTTTTACCATTCATTGGAAAAATATCCAATTGCAGAAGAACTGGCTCTGAGACTGAACTATTGCGCCAATCCCGAAGAGCAACTTTTTTTTGAAAAAATGCATTTGGCAGCCTGGCAGGAGGAATCAGAGATAACTCAACACTTCACCTTGCTTAAAGATGAAACCGATTTGATTTCAGCAACATTTAACAGAAAATACGACCTTGTTTATTTTGATGCTTTTGCTCCGGAAAAGCAACCAGAGATGTGGGCCCCAGAAATTTTTCAGAAAATTTACGATGCAATGAATGATGGAGGTATTCTTACCACTTATTGTGCCAAAGGAGTTGTCCGACGAACCTTGCAGGCTTGCGGTTTTACTGTTGAACGTTTACCAGGCCCCAAAGGGAAAAGAGAAATGTTAAGAGCAGTCAAATAG